The Acinonyx jubatus isolate Ajub_Pintada_27869175 chromosome E3, VMU_Ajub_asm_v1.0, whole genome shotgun sequence genome has a window encoding:
- the NHERF2 gene encoding Na(+)/H(+) exchange regulatory cofactor NHE-RF2 isoform X5: protein MGWWPRLARELRPLQLDAHCLPLCPASHGPLSGCHSSSPSSRSPSTEPILGACAGSGEGTWGPLVQAGWTQSNNGGPSLPGLDVTGPPRELRPRLCHLRKGPQGYGFNLHSDKSRPGQYIRSVDPGSPAAHSGLRAQDRLIEVNGQNVEGLRHAEVVSSIKAREDEARLLVVDPETDEHFRRLRVTPTEEHVEGPLPSPVTNGTSPAQLNGGSACSSRSDLPGLDKDTEVDSSTWKRDPFQESGLHLSPTAAEAKEKARATRVNKRAPQMDWNRKREIFSNF, encoded by the exons ATGGGGTGGTGGCCTAGGCTGGCCAGAGAGCTCAGGCCTCTCCAGCTGGATGCTCATTGCCTGCCACTCTGTCCTGCCTCCCATGGCCCGCTCTCGGGATGCCACAGCAGCAGCCCCAGCTCCAGGAGCCCCTCCACAGAGCCCATCCTGGGGGCTTGTGCAG GGTCAGGAGAGGGCACTTGGGGCCCCCTGGTGCAAGCCGGCTGGACCCAGAGCAACAATGGGGGCCCTTCTCTGCCAGGGCTG GATGTCACTGGACCCCCCAGGGAGCTACGCCCTCGGCTCTGCCACCTGCGAAAGGGCCCCCAAGGCTACGGGTTCAACCTGCACAGTGACAAGTCCCGGCCGGGACAGTATATCCGCTCTGTGGACCCGGGCTCGCCTGCCGCTCACTCCGGCCTCCGCGCCCAGGACCGACTCATCGAG GTGAACGGGCAGAATGTGGAGGGGCTGCGCCACGCGGAGGTGGTCTCCAGCATCAAGGCGCGAGAGGACGAGGCCCGGCTGCTGGTGGTGGATCCTGAGACGGACGAGCACTTCAGGCGGCTACGGGTCACACCCACCGAGGAGCATGTGGAAG GTCCACTGCCATCACCCGTCACCAACGGGACCAGCCCTGCCCAG CTCAATGGTGGCTCGGCGTGTTCGTCCCGAAGTGATCTGCCTGGCTTAGACAAGGACACTGAGGTA GACAGCAGCACCTGGAAACGTGACCCCTTTCAGGAGAGTGGCCTCCACCTGAGCCCCACGGCGGCCGAGGCCAAGGAGAAGGCGAGAGCCACCCGGGTCAACAAGCGGGCACCGCAGATGGACTGGAACCGGAAGCGCGAGATCTTCAGCAACTTCTGA
- the NHERF2 gene encoding Na(+)/H(+) exchange regulatory cofactor NHE-RF2 isoform X6, whose protein sequence is MLIACHSVLPPMARSRDATAAAPAPGAPPQSPSWGLVQDVTGPPRELRPRLCHLRKGPQGYGFNLHSDKSRPGQYIRSVDPGSPAAHSGLRAQDRLIEVNGQNVEGLRHAEVVSSIKAREDEARLLVVDPETDEHFRRLRVTPTEEHVEGPLPSPVTNGTSPAQLNGGSACSSRSDLPGLDKDTEVDSSTWKRDPFQESGLHLSPTAAEAKEKARATRVNKRAPQMDWNRKREIFSNF, encoded by the exons ATGCTCATTGCCTGCCACTCTGTCCTGCCTCCCATGGCCCGCTCTCGGGATGCCACAGCAGCAGCCCCAGCTCCAGGAGCCCCTCCACAGAGCCCATCCTGGGGGCTTGTGCAG GATGTCACTGGACCCCCCAGGGAGCTACGCCCTCGGCTCTGCCACCTGCGAAAGGGCCCCCAAGGCTACGGGTTCAACCTGCACAGTGACAAGTCCCGGCCGGGACAGTATATCCGCTCTGTGGACCCGGGCTCGCCTGCCGCTCACTCCGGCCTCCGCGCCCAGGACCGACTCATCGAG GTGAACGGGCAGAATGTGGAGGGGCTGCGCCACGCGGAGGTGGTCTCCAGCATCAAGGCGCGAGAGGACGAGGCCCGGCTGCTGGTGGTGGATCCTGAGACGGACGAGCACTTCAGGCGGCTACGGGTCACACCCACCGAGGAGCATGTGGAAG GTCCACTGCCATCACCCGTCACCAACGGGACCAGCCCTGCCCAG CTCAATGGTGGCTCGGCGTGTTCGTCCCGAAGTGATCTGCCTGGCTTAGACAAGGACACTGAGGTA GACAGCAGCACCTGGAAACGTGACCCCTTTCAGGAGAGTGGCCTCCACCTGAGCCCCACGGCGGCCGAGGCCAAGGAGAAGGCGAGAGCCACCCGGGTCAACAAGCGGGCACCGCAGATGGACTGGAACCGGAAGCGCGAGATCTTCAGCAACTTCTGA
- the NHERF2 gene encoding Na(+)/H(+) exchange regulatory cofactor NHE-RF2 isoform X7 has protein sequence MLIACHSVLPPMARSRDATAAAPAPGAPPQSPSWGLVQDVTGPPRELRPRLCHLRKGPQGYGFNLHSDKSRPGQYIRSVDPGSPAAHSGLRAQDRLIEVNGQNVEGLRHAEVVSSIKAREDEARLLVVDPETDEHFRRLRVTPTEEHVEGPLPSPVTNGTSPAQLNGGSACSSRSDLPGLDKDTEDSSTWKRDPFQESGLHLSPTAAEAKEKARATRVNKRAPQMDWNRKREIFSNF, from the exons ATGCTCATTGCCTGCCACTCTGTCCTGCCTCCCATGGCCCGCTCTCGGGATGCCACAGCAGCAGCCCCAGCTCCAGGAGCCCCTCCACAGAGCCCATCCTGGGGGCTTGTGCAG GATGTCACTGGACCCCCCAGGGAGCTACGCCCTCGGCTCTGCCACCTGCGAAAGGGCCCCCAAGGCTACGGGTTCAACCTGCACAGTGACAAGTCCCGGCCGGGACAGTATATCCGCTCTGTGGACCCGGGCTCGCCTGCCGCTCACTCCGGCCTCCGCGCCCAGGACCGACTCATCGAG GTGAACGGGCAGAATGTGGAGGGGCTGCGCCACGCGGAGGTGGTCTCCAGCATCAAGGCGCGAGAGGACGAGGCCCGGCTGCTGGTGGTGGATCCTGAGACGGACGAGCACTTCAGGCGGCTACGGGTCACACCCACCGAGGAGCATGTGGAAG GTCCACTGCCATCACCCGTCACCAACGGGACCAGCCCTGCCCAG CTCAATGGTGGCTCGGCGTGTTCGTCCCGAAGTGATCTGCCTGGCTTAGACAAGGACACTGAG GACAGCAGCACCTGGAAACGTGACCCCTTTCAGGAGAGTGGCCTCCACCTGAGCCCCACGGCGGCCGAGGCCAAGGAGAAGGCGAGAGCCACCCGGGTCAACAAGCGGGCACCGCAGATGGACTGGAACCGGAAGCGCGAGATCTTCAGCAACTTCTGA